Part of the Nitrosopumilus piranensis genome is shown below.
ATACTGATTCTAACATTTTTTTCCTAACTTCAAAATTAAATGGGAAACTTTTACTATTGATTTCTTTATCTCCATCTCTGAAAACAACAGGCATTACTTTGACAACATCTGCATCTTTTTTTAATTCCTCAATGATTTCTACATGAGCTTTTGTTACTGGATTTAAATGTGCAAGATAAAGTGCAGTAATCAATTAGATCACCTAAATGATTCTCATATTTCAATGATTGATTTTTTAAAAATTCTATCCGTATGATTCGTACTTGACTTCAAAACTTCCGTCTTCACGTTTATCATGTTCAGTAACAAAGCCTTTTGGCTTTAAGAAATCCATAACACCGTCAATGGTACCTTGCCAACCACAAACATAGAAAATTGTATTTTCTTTCGTAACCTTATCTCCAATCAATTCTTCTAATGGTGACATTCCATTATCTCTTGGTCTTAGAAATGTTTCAACTCTTCCAACTTGACCTGCCCATGATCTGTTAAACCATTCTTGAGGCCTACTGATTGCTGCTCTGTATTTGAAGTTCCATTCGTCTTTACCTCTTCTAATACTCTCATTTTCTAGTTCAGTTAACAGATCTTTGTAACTCAATTCATCCACATAACTGGCACCATGTAAAACAACAATTTCTCGTTTATCTCCTGAATCATGTAGATGTTGTGCAAAACTCACAAAAGGTGCAAGACCTGTTCCTCCTCCTATGCAGACAATTCTCCTATTGTCTTTTTCTCCGTTTGGAAGTTCTTCATTAATCAATAATGCTCTACCCGTTGGTTTTAGCCAAAGAATTTCATCTCCCTCTTTTGCATTAAACAATTGTGTGGTTAATCTTCCTGGAAGTGGTTTCCTAACCCATCTAATTACAAGCTCAATGTATTCCCTATTTTCTGGATGAGATGCAATCGAATATGCTCTTCTTACAATCTTTCCACCCTCTACCGGATTTGGTAATCCTAATGTAATGAATTGACCAGCTTTGTATTCTGGGACTGACCCCTCTTTTGGAACTAATCTAATAATTACTAGATCTTCTTTTAATAATTGAACATATGTGATAGTTGCTTTGTTATCTACTACCATAACGATTCAATCATAATATTGACGGTTAAATATATTGTGTTAATTTCATACATGTATTTTCTATCTGACCGCTAAACGTTAATAACCAATTTAAAAAATGTTAATGATTCGTAATCTGAATATGGGCCGGTCGTCTAGTCTGGTAGGATAGGTGCATGGCATGCATCGGATCAAGGGTTCAAATCCCTTCCGGTCCACTATTTCTTTTTTAATTCCAAAAGCATTTTTAATATTTCAGAATCTCCATCTTTGGAGATCTCATTAATTTTTTCTTCTGAAATTGATATTTTTAGATTAATTATTGCTTGTAATGCACTTTTTCTAACTTCAAGATTGTCATCTAGAACTGAATTTAGAAAAATTTCTTGGGCATCTTTGTATTTTAGATATCCTAGTGCGCCAATTGCACAAGATCTAACCATGGAACGTTCATCCTTTACAAGTTTTTTTATATTTGGAATTGCTGATGTTTCATTTCTATTTGCTAAAACTAAAGATACAAATCCTCGAATATTTTTACTGGATGAATTTAGACTTTTAATTAAAAAACCTGCTATCTTGTTTTTATTTAATACAAGCGAACTAAATGCTTCTCCTCTCACTTGAATATCGTCATCATCTAATTTTGAAATAATTTTCTCTAAAATTTTAGGATTGTCTGTTTCATTCAAAGTTTCTAAAATTTTGATTTTTTCTTTACTGCTCCCAGATTCTAAAACTTTTGAAATATTTTCCAAATTCGAAATAAAATCCTAGTTTCTAGTTAATAATAGTTCAAAATTTTCAAAAAAATTATCTTATACTGGAAAAAACACTTTTAGCTTTAAATTATCCTTAAATACCAAATTTTTCATGTCAACCGAAGCCAGAGACACCATATTCATTGGTAAGAAACCATTGATGGCATATGTTACATCAACGCTAATTCAATTGGCAAACTTACCATCCGTCAACATCAAAGCTAGAGGACTCAGCATAGGACGTGCTGTAGATGTAGCTCAAATCATTGCACGAAAAACTGAAAATGCAGGATACTCTATCGGAGAAATCAAAATAGGCTCAGAATCATTAGAGTCACAAGACGGCAGAACCCGAAACGTTTCAACCATAGAAATTGAAGTAAAGAGAAATCAGGCATAACTGACTTTACTTGTACTTTTTTATTTTATTCTCTTTTTGAAAATCCATACTTCTTTTCCATCTTTCTAAATTTAGAAAGTTCTACAAGTTCATTGAACTGATCAAAATTCACTACTTTGTTTTTATATTTTGAAGTCGTACCTGTCTTTTTTAATTCTTGAAGTATATTCATTGTAGCAAAAGTATTTGCAAACAATACTGATAATGGATACAAAATTATCTTAAATCCTATTTTGTGTAATTCTTGAGCAGAACTAATTGGGGTTGCTCCTCCTTCAATCATATTTGCAACTAATGGTGCATTTATTGATTTTCCAATCTTCTTCATCTCTTCAATAGATCTTGGTGCCTCCACAAATACAGCATCAGCTCCTGTTTTTTTATTTTGTAATCCTCTTTCTATTGCTGCATCAAGACCTTCTGTTGCTCTTGCATCTGTTCTTGCAACAATAATGAAATCTTTGTTTTCTCTTGCATCAATTGCAGCACTCAGTTTTTCTGTATATTCTTCTTGGGAGACAACTTCTTTTCCTTGCATATGTCCACATCTTTTTGGCCATCTTTGATCCTCTAGAAAAATCCCCGAGGCACCTGCAGATTCTAATTCTTTTACAAGCTTCCAAACACTAAGTGCATTTCCGTAACCTGTATCAGAATCTACTATTACTGGAACTTTGACTGCCCTGCAAATTCTTCTTGCGTTGTCAACTGTTTCTGTTGCTCCAATGAATCCGTAATCTGGCATTCCAAAAAGAGTTGCAGATGTCCCATATCCTGTTTGAAACATAACATCAAATCCTACTTTTTCAGCAATTTTTGCACCAATTGCATCATAGACTCCAGGAATGACTAAAGGCTTGTTATCTTTTAACATACTACGTAATTTTTTCATAAAGTTACTTTTTTTCTGAATTATTTATGATTTTAAGCAATTATCTCGTTAAACATTTTTTACTCTTTTTTTGTTGTTATGCACTATTCTTATAAAATAATTCCTTTGGCATAACACAGTTGACATATTTTCTAAATTTCATTTATTTCTTTTATTTACATGAGTTTTTCTACAACTTGTAGTTTTTTCATTTTTGTATTTTATTATAATATATGCTGCTTTTGTGCCCATAATTGCTGATTTTTTAAAATAATTTATCGTTGTTAGATTTAGTCTATTTTGATTTTTTTACCTTTTTTTTCAACGTCTTTTGCATCAATTTTCTTTAACTCCTCTTGAAGAAATTTTCTATATTTCTCAGTCTCTTCATTAGTCATATTTGCAACATTTGAACTCAAAATGGCACCCATTGAAGATATTTTTTCAAGTAAATCCATTGCTACAAACCTTCCAACGTTTCCTAATCTAAAAAGAACATCTAATTGCTTTTTTACAATATCATTGACTTTATCTACATCTTGTGCAGTTTCAGCACCTCTCTTTGTTAATTGATATTTTCCATCTTTTGTCTCTTGAATTAGTCCTTCATCTAATAGTCTGCCTAACAATGGATAAATCAATCCAGGTGATGGCTTCCAAATTCCATTACTTTGTTCTACTGCATAATCTATGATTTCTTTTCCTGTATGTTCTTTTTTCTTAAGTAACTCTAGTATGAAATACCTTGAAAATCCTCTAGGAACTGAACTTCCTACTCTCTGAAACCATTCAGAAATCATCACTAGTGATATCACTAGTGATATATATGAATATTTTGATTCATGCCTGACAATTACTACATATTTATCCAGCCCTAAGCAAGTTTGTCTTAAAATGGTCGATTCAATTGAGTTTGATTTGATAATTTGTGGTTCTGGCTTAGCTGGTCTTAGAGCAGCAATTGCAGCTGCAAAAAAAGGACCGAATCTGAAAATCGGTATTGTATCAAAATTACAAGTAATGCGTTCTCATTCTGTTTCAGCAGAAGGTGGAACTGCTGCAGTAATTCAAGAAGATGCAGGGGATACAATTGAATCTCATGTTTATGATACTGTAAAGGGCAGTGACTTTCTTGCAGACCAAGATGTTGCAGAAAGACTTTGTGTTGAGATGCCCCAAGAAATTCATCAGTTGGACCATTGGGGTATGCCATGGTCTAGAAAAGAAGATGGAAGAATTGATCAAAGAAACTTTGGTGGTTATAGTTTTCCTAGAGCAACTTATGCATCAGACAAAGTTGGTTTCTTTGAAATGCAAACCTTGTATGACACTTGTCAGAAATTTGAAAATATTGAATATCTTAACGAATGGTTTGCAACATCAATTATTCATAATGGAAAAAAATTCATGGGTCTTACTGCAATTGAATTAGGTTCGGGAACATTTTACACAATTAAAGGAAAAGCTCTCATTATTGCAACTGGTGGTGCTGGAAGACTGTATAGTTTTTCAACCTATGCATTATCTTCAACTCCTGATGGCTTGGATATGGGATTACGTGCTGGCATGGCACTAAAAGATATGGAGTTTGTACAATTCCATCCTACTGGTATTTTACCATCTGGAATTTTAATTACTGAAGGTGCAAGAGGAGAAGGCGGTTATCTTCTTAACAACAAAGGTGAACGATTCATGAAAAATTATGCAGCTGAGAAGATGGAATTAGCTCCACGTGATATTGTTTCAAGATCAATAATGACGGAAATCAAAGAGGGCCGTGGATTCAAGCATGAAACTGGTGTTGATTGTATGAAACTTGATTTGCGACATATTGGTGATGAAAAGATCAAAGAGAAATTAGGTGGAATTAGAGAAATCTCCATCAAGTTTTCAGGACTTGATCCTGCTCAAGAATTACTTGACATTAGACCTGTATGTCATTACATGATGGGTGGACTCCATACTGATATTGATGGTGCAACAGAAATCCAAGGTGTTTGGGCGGCAGGTGAGGCTGCATGTAATAGTGTTCATGGATCAAATAGACTAGGTGCAAACTCTACCTCAGAATGTATAGTTTGGGGTAAAATCACAGGTGAATTGGCAGCTGAATATGCAATGAAAAATACTACTGCAGATCAATGGCCTCATCACTTGGTTGCAGCAGAAGAGAAGCGAATCTATGATGGAATCTTTAGGGGAAATGGAGATGCAAATCCATATGAAATTAGACAAGAATTAACTGATACAATGAATGAGAAAGCATACGTTTACAGAAACGAAACTGATCTTGTTGCAGGTCTTAAGAGAATACGTGAGCTTAAAGCACAGACTTGGAAACATGTTGATGATAAAGCAAAAGAGTACAACACAAACTTTTCAAATGTGATGGAACTTGATTCTATGTTCAGAGTAGCTGAGATTGTATTAATTGGTGCAATTAATAGAAAAGAATCTCGTGGTGCACATGCAAGAACTGACTATACTAAAAGAGACGATGCAAACTTTTTGCACCACACACTTGCCTATTATGATCCAAATGAACCCATCATGAAAACACATCCAGTAACAATCACTAAGTATCAGCCTGTGGAGAGAAAATACTAGATGACTCAAGACGAACACAAAGAAGGCATCAAAGGAATGGCCAATCCAAGTCGTTATGGAATTGAAAGAGTAGCCTATTGGCTAATGAGATTAAGCGGATTAGGATTGTTAGCATATTTTATCGGTCACATTTATGAAACTAGTAATATTCTACGGGGACGAGTAGGGTGGAATGAATTTCTAGAATTAACTCAAACTACTGAAGGACACATCTTATTGGCAATTGTGATTGCAATGTGTGTATTTCATACTGTTAATGGAATTAGAGTGATGTTAGGACATGGTGGGGTTGGTGTTGGAAAACCCGCAAGACCTGATTATCCATATGATCCAGCATCACAAAACTATAGACATAAGATAGGAATCTATTCTGCAATAATTCTTGCTGCTATTGCTATGATGTACGGATTGGCCGTAATGTTTGGTGAGTAAAATGAGAGAAAGTACAATAATGAAAATTCACTATGGAACTGCTTTGGCAGCAGTCGCCTTAGTGGCAGTCCACATATTGATGCGTATGACTATGGGCTTTGCTGACTCTTTAGAGTATGAAACAGTTCTTGCAAACTACAAATTCATTCCTTATGCAATAATGTTAGAATTAATACTAATCTTACTTTCTGTTCATGGATTTAATGGATTAAGAGTGATCTTATTGGAACTTAAACAAGGACCTGCGTATGAAAAAGCAGTTTCTTATGGCTGTCTTGCTGCAATGTTTGCCTTAATAGCATATGGTTCACGAACAATTATTATGACTAACATGGGGATGGTGTAGAGATGGCACAAGTTTCTAGTATTGCAGATGAACAATCATCAAAATCAATCACTCTTAGAATTGCAAGATTTAATCCTGAAAAAGACACTAAAAAACAATTCATGGAATTTACTGTTCCCTATGAAAAATGGACTACCGTACTTGAAGCAATTCTTGATGTAAAGAAACACTTTGACCATTCAGTTGCAGTTCGCTATTCATGTAGACAGGCAACATGTGGTTCGTGTGGAATGATAATTAATGGAAAACCAAGACTTGCTTGTTTTACAAAAATCAGTGAACTTGATTCAAATGTAATAACAGTTGAACCCATGAACAACTTTCCAATTATTCGTGATTTAGCTGTCAAATTTGAAAGACTGTTTGACACTCATCATAAAATCAAACCTTACTTGGATAGAGATGATACTGAATTAGAATCTGATGCAAAAGAATTCATGCAATCTCCTGAAGAATTAGAACAATACATCCAGTTTGCAAACTGTATCAAATGTGGTTTGTGTAATTCAGCATGTCCTACTATGGCTACTGACTCTTCATTTGTTGGTCCACAAGCACTTGCTCAGGCATATCGATATGTGGCAGATAGTAGAGATAAAGGAAAAGACTCTAGACTAAAAATTATTGATGACTCTCATGGAATTTGGAGATGTCATTTTGCTGGCTCTTGTAGTCAGGTATGTCCAAAAGGTGTTGACCCCGCAATGGGAATTCAGCTTCTTAGAGGATACATGCTTGGCTTTAGAAGTTAATCCTGTTTTTTTGGATTTGGGCTATTATTTACTTGATTGTTAATCTGTTCGGCCATAAAGTGATTTGAGACATTTACTTTAACATCCTCAACGCCATCTACTTTCAAAAGATTGTCATGTATGTCTTGACAAATTTTAAAACCAAATACTGCTGGACAGAATGGACTTGTTAAATGCAAATCAACTTTTACATTACTATCATTGATATCAACCTCATCAATTAATTCCAGCTCAACAATTGATGTGTTGATTTCTGGATCTACAATCTTTGATAACTCATCGAATAGTTTTACCCTAAGCTGTTTGATGTCTTGACTCATGTGGGCAAAAGCGTCGATGCTATATATAACCATTCTAGAACCTTAGGTAATGTATCGTTCACGTCTTGGTAATGATTTGAGTGATATTACTTTAGATTATGTATCCTCAATTGATGATGACTCTGCAATTGCTTTCTATGATATTCTTGGAAGTCAAGCTCATACATTGATGCTATACCAACAAAAGATTATCACAAAAAATGATGCAAAAAAAATACTATCTTCTCTAGAGAGTTTAAAGGATGAAACATTTGATTCCTCATCAGGCGCAGAAGACATTCATGAGTTAATCGAAGCATTGGTAATCAAAAGAGCTGGAATGACAAGCGGAGGTAAAATGCATACTGCAAGATCCAGAAATGATCAAGTTGTTTTGGATATTAGAATGAAGATCAGAGATGATATCAATATTATCTGTAATTGTCTCTTGGATACAATCGAGGCTCTTGTTTCTGTGGCTAAAAATCATCAAAAAACTATCATGCCACTTTATACTCATCTTCAACAAGCTCAAGCAGGTCTATTTTCTCATTATCTTCTTGCACATGCAGATGTTTTATCAAGAGATTTTCAGAGACTATACGGAACTTTTGAAAGAATAAATCAAAGCCCTCTTGGTGCTGGTCCTGTTGGCGGAACTAGTATTCCAATTGATAGACACAGTACTGCCAAGATGTTGGGATTTGATGATATAGTTGAAAATTCAATTGATGCGACCAGCACACGTGATTTTGTAGCAGAATACGTTTCAATGATTTCGATTTTGATGACTAATCTAAGCAAAATTGCTGAAGACTTTGTAATATGGTCAACAACTGAATTTTCTTTTATTGAACTATCTGATGAATTTACATCTCCTTCAAGTGTAATGCCTCAAAAGAAAAACCCTGATATTTTAGAATTAACTCGTGGAAAAACAGCTGAAGTGATTGGAAATCTTACAGCAATTTTATCTACAATCAAGGGATTAGCTTCTGGTTATGGACGTGACTTGCAACAAATAAAATCTTCCATATGGTCAACATCAAAAATTTCAATTAATGCTCTGCTAATTTTAAAATCAATGCTTCTAACTTTGAAAGTTAATGAAAAACAAATGAAGAAAGTAACAGAATCAAGTAATCTTATTGCTCTAGACATTGCAGAAAAATTAGTTCAAGAAGGTATTCCATTCCGTGTAACTCATAAAATCGCTGGTTCATTGGTCCAATTGGCACATGCCTCAAAAAA
Proteins encoded:
- a CDS encoding succinate dehydrogenase, with translation MTQDEHKEGIKGMANPSRYGIERVAYWLMRLSGLGLLAYFIGHIYETSNILRGRVGWNEFLELTQTTEGHILLAIVIAMCVFHTVNGIRVMLGHGGVGVGKPARPDYPYDPASQNYRHKIGIYSAIILAAIAMMYGLAVMFGE
- a CDS encoding ferredoxin--NADP reductase; this encodes MVVDNKATITYVQLLKEDLVIIRLVPKEGSVPEYKAGQFITLGLPNPVEGGKIVRRAYSIASHPENREYIELVIRWVRKPLPGRLTTQLFNAKEGDEILWLKPTGRALLINEELPNGEKDNRRIVCIGGGTGLAPFVSFAQHLHDSGDKREIVVLHGASYVDELSYKDLLTELENESIRRGKDEWNFKYRAAISRPQEWFNRSWAGQVGRVETFLRPRDNGMSPLEELIGDKVTKENTIFYVCGWQGTIDGVMDFLKPKGFVTEHDKREDGSFEVKYESYG
- a CDS encoding succinate dehydrogenase/fumarate reductase iron-sulfur subunit, which encodes MAQVSSIADEQSSKSITLRIARFNPEKDTKKQFMEFTVPYEKWTTVLEAILDVKKHFDHSVAVRYSCRQATCGSCGMIINGKPRLACFTKISELDSNVITVEPMNNFPIIRDLAVKFERLFDTHHKIKPYLDRDDTELESDAKEFMQSPEELEQYIQFANCIKCGLCNSACPTMATDSSFVGPQALAQAYRYVADSRDKGKDSRLKIIDDSHGIWRCHFAGSCSQVCPKGVDPAMGIQLLRGYMLGFRS
- a CDS encoding isocitrate lyase/PEP mutase family protein, translating into MLKDNKPLVIPGVYDAIGAKIAEKVGFDVMFQTGYGTSATLFGMPDYGFIGATETVDNARRICRAVKVPVIVDSDTGYGNALSVWKLVKELESAGASGIFLEDQRWPKRCGHMQGKEVVSQEEYTEKLSAAIDARENKDFIIVARTDARATEGLDAAIERGLQNKKTGADAVFVEAPRSIEEMKKIGKSINAPLVANMIEGGATPISSAQELHKIGFKIILYPLSVLFANTFATMNILQELKKTGTTSKYKNKVVNFDQFNELVELSKFRKMEKKYGFSKRE
- a CDS encoding HEAT repeat domain-containing protein yields the protein MENISKVLESGSSKEKIKILETLNETDNPKILEKIISKLDDDDIQVRGEAFSSLVLNKNKIAGFLIKSLNSSSKNIRGFVSLVLANRNETSAIPNIKKLVKDERSMVRSCAIGALGYLKYKDAQEIFLNSVLDDNLEVRKSALQAIINLKISISEEKINEISKDGDSEILKMLLELKKK
- a CDS encoding metal-sulfur cluster assembly factor — protein: MSQDIKQLRVKLFDELSKIVDPEINTSIVELELIDEVDINDSNVKVDLHLTSPFCPAVFGFKICQDIHDNLLKVDGVEDVKVNVSNHFMAEQINNQVNNSPNPKKQD
- a CDS encoding PadR family transcriptional regulator, encoding MISEWFQRVGSSVPRGFSRYFILELLKKKEHTGKEIIDYAVEQSNGIWKPSPGLIYPLLGRLLDEGLIQETKDGKYQLTKRGAETAQDVDKVNDIVKKQLDVLFRLGNVGRFVAMDLLEKISSMGAILSSNVANMTNEETEKYRKFLQEELKKIDAKDVEKKGKKIKID
- the argH gene encoding argininosuccinate lyase, which encodes MYRSRLGNDLSDITLDYVSSIDDDSAIAFYDILGSQAHTLMLYQQKIITKNDAKKILSSLESLKDETFDSSSGAEDIHELIEALVIKRAGMTSGGKMHTARSRNDQVVLDIRMKIRDDINIICNCLLDTIEALVSVAKNHQKTIMPLYTHLQQAQAGLFSHYLLAHADVLSRDFQRLYGTFERINQSPLGAGPVGGTSIPIDRHSTAKMLGFDDIVENSIDATSTRDFVAEYVSMISILMTNLSKIAEDFVIWSTTEFSFIELSDEFTSPSSVMPQKKNPDILELTRGKTAEVIGNLTAILSTIKGLASGYGRDLQQIKSSIWSTSKISINALLILKSMLLTLKVNEKQMKKVTESSNLIALDIAEKLVQEGIPFRVTHKIAGSLVQLAHASKKSLSKLTPSDIKKSVADTKVDPKLVSKIISSTTVVSSLRDRKSYGSSGYDEQKRMISDRIKKINDFRTDITFRENKINSSLEDLKKQIDEIIR
- a CDS encoding succinate dehydrogenase encodes the protein MRESTIMKIHYGTALAAVALVAVHILMRMTMGFADSLEYETVLANYKFIPYAIMLELILILLSVHGFNGLRVILLELKQGPAYEKAVSYGCLAAMFALIAYGSRTIIMTNMGMV
- a CDS encoding DNA-binding protein — protein: MSTEARDTIFIGKKPLMAYVTSTLIQLANLPSVNIKARGLSIGRAVDVAQIIARKTENAGYSIGEIKIGSESLESQDGRTRNVSTIEIEVKRNQA
- a CDS encoding succinate dehydrogenase/fumarate reductase flavoprotein subunit encodes the protein MVDSIEFDLIICGSGLAGLRAAIAAAKKGPNLKIGIVSKLQVMRSHSVSAEGGTAAVIQEDAGDTIESHVYDTVKGSDFLADQDVAERLCVEMPQEIHQLDHWGMPWSRKEDGRIDQRNFGGYSFPRATYASDKVGFFEMQTLYDTCQKFENIEYLNEWFATSIIHNGKKFMGLTAIELGSGTFYTIKGKALIIATGGAGRLYSFSTYALSSTPDGLDMGLRAGMALKDMEFVQFHPTGILPSGILITEGARGEGGYLLNNKGERFMKNYAAEKMELAPRDIVSRSIMTEIKEGRGFKHETGVDCMKLDLRHIGDEKIKEKLGGIREISIKFSGLDPAQELLDIRPVCHYMMGGLHTDIDGATEIQGVWAAGEAACNSVHGSNRLGANSTSECIVWGKITGELAAEYAMKNTTADQWPHHLVAAEEKRIYDGIFRGNGDANPYEIRQELTDTMNEKAYVYRNETDLVAGLKRIRELKAQTWKHVDDKAKEYNTNFSNVMELDSMFRVAEIVLIGAINRKESRGAHARTDYTKRDDANFLHHTLAYYDPNEPIMKTHPVTITKYQPVERKY